The following coding sequences lie in one Drosophila sulfurigaster albostrigata strain 15112-1811.04 chromosome 2R, ASM2355843v2, whole genome shotgun sequence genomic window:
- the LOC133839380 gene encoding endoplasmic reticulum mannosyl-oligosaccharide 1,2-alpha-mannosidase, producing the protein MTKSDHVALTLSSASIAGITGSAAGSDEANLSRKSLRRSWNQLPRCQRNLIIMGITAFCVTLLLFLPGDQLISMKDVRLKPGAAPFHMRREDTLQNPHHHPNLPPEKSEHDLAPEISAAVASPMTEDRLAKQEPNDKVPANAVYPDGNSAENVVKLPETAVASNDNINGVIDIVNNVEQPIDREASLDEPTDLQAELKEAIQHPLNLAGESIDSHLQKMQNQLAKPQHFHGATNERQTAVVAAFKHSWAGYKKYAWGHDNLKPVSQTSHEWFGLGLSIVDSLDTMYIMGLEDEFNEARDWVRDSLKFHTSRDVNLFEVTIRVLGGLLSAYHLSGDHMFLAKASELGNRLLPSFLSPSGIPYSDVNLGERSAHSPKWSPDSSTSEVTTIQLEFRDLSRSTNVPIYERVVSIVNEKVHALDKNHGLVPIFINANTGTFRNYATISLGARGDSYYEYLLKQWLQTGRKDNDNLILDYMQAIDGVLTQLMRRTPRENWVYIGELINGHDFKPKMDHLTCYLPGTLLLGHQNGMPDSHLLLARDMMDTCYQTYIKQPTQLAAEISYFALNDKDENDIYVKPNDAHNLLRPEFIESLYYFYALTGNRTYQDMGWTIFQAFEKHTKVAAGYTSLGNVKNTLNTRMRDLMESFWMSETLKYFYLLFSDNRKEIDLEKWVFNSEGHPLPVYQQ; encoded by the exons ATGACAAAGAGCGATCACGTTGCCCTAACGCTATCATCGGCCTCCATAGCGGGCATCACAGGTAGCGCTGCTGGCAGCGATGAAGCAAATCTCTCGCGCAAAAGTCTGCGACGG TCGTGGAATCAACTGCCTCGTTGTCAACGTAATCTGATCATAATGGGCATCACAGCATTTTGTGtgacgttgctgctgtttctgccCGGCGATCAGCTGATTAGCATGAAAGATGTGCGTCTCAAGCCTGGAGCGGCGCCATTTCACATGCGACGCGAGGACACGCTTCAGAATCCGCATCACCATCCGAATCTCCCGCCGGAAAAGAGTGAACACGATCTCGCTCCCGAGATATCGGCAGCAGTTGCGTCGCCCATGACCGAAGACAGACTGGCCAAACAGGAGCCCAATGATAAG GTGCCTGCGAATGCGGTCTACCCCGATGGTAATTCAGCAGAGAATGTGGTTAAGCTGCCGGAAACCGCAGTTGCTAGCAATGACAATATCAATGGCGTAATCGATATCGTCAACAATGTGGAGCAACCCATCGATCGAGAGGCGTCATTGGATGAGCCAACGGATTTGCAGGCTGAGCTGAAGGAAGCAATACAGCATCCCTTGAATTTGGCAGGAGAGAGCATTGATTCGCATCTGCAGAAAATGCAAAACCAGCTAGCCAAACCTCAGCACTTCCACGGCGCCACCAATGAACGGCAGACGgctgttgtggctgcattTAAACACTCATGGGCTGGTTACAAGAAGTACGCTTGGGGTCATGATAATCTGAAGCCAGTTTCGCAAACTTCACACGAATGGTTCGGTCTTGGTCTATCGATTGTCGATTCCTTGGACACCATGTATATAATGGGCTTGGAAGATG AGTTTAATGAAGCACGAGATTGGGTGAGAGATTCATTAAAATTCCACACAAGCCGTGATGTGAATCTCTTTGAGGTCACAATTCGTGTCCTAGGCGGCCTGCTATCTGCATATCATTTGAGTGGAGATCACATGTTCTTGGCAAAAGCATCCGAATTAGGCAATCGGTTGTTGCCCAGCTTTCTTTCACCATCGGGCATACCTTATTCGGACGTCAATCTTGGCGAAAGATCAGCACATTCACCAAAATGGTCACCCGATAGCTCGACAAGCGAAGTAACAACAATACAGCTGGAATTCCGTGATCTCAGTCGCTCTACGAATGTTCCTATCTACGAACGC GTTGTAAGCATTGTCAACGAAAAAGTACATGCTCTAGATAAGAATCATGGCCTAGTaccaatatttattaatgccAATACAGGCACCTTCCGAAATTATGCCACCATTTCTTTGGGAGCACGCGGCGATTCGTATTATGAGTACTTATTGAAACAGTGGCTGCAAACGGGCCGTAAGGATAACGACAA TCTCATACTGGACTATATGCAAGCAATAGATGGTGTTCTCACACAACTGATGCGACGCACACCACGAGAGAATTGGGTTTATATTGGAGAGCTAATAAATGGCCACGATTTTAAGCCAAAAATGGATCATCTGACGTGCTATTTACCTGGCACACTGTTGTTGGGCCATCAAAATGGCATGCCGGACTCGCATCTATTGTTGGCCAGAGATATGATGGACACCTGCTATCAGACGTACATTAAACAACCCACTCAGTTGGCAGCAGAAATTTCCTATTTTGCGCTGAATGATAAGGATGAAAATGACATCTATGTGAAGCCCAATGACGCGCATAATTTACTGCGACCCGAGTTCATTGAGAGTCTCTATTATTTCTATGCACTTACTGGCAATCGCACATATCAGGACATGGGCTGGACCATTTTTCAGGCTTTTGAGAAGCACACTAAGGTGGCTGCCGGCTATACGTCTCTGGGAAATGTGAAGAACACACTAAACACGCGTATGCGCGATCTCATGGAGAGCTTCTGGATGAGCGAGACGTTGAAATACTTTTACCTATTGTTTAGTGACAATCGCAAGGAAATTGACCTAGAGAAATGGGTCTTCAACTCCGAAGGTCATCCGTTGCCGGTGTACCAgcaataa
- the LOC133839387 gene encoding general odorant-binding protein 99a-like has translation MFKHLIVCLALCSLAYATEWVPKTAEEIKTIRGECLTQHPLKAEQIAKLKQVEFPDEPEVRQYLLCTALKLDIFCTFEGYHADRLAKQFKMDLSEEEALQIAQSCVDSNEQKSSSDEWAFRGHKCLMSSKIGDRVRSYIKARQAEAAAKA, from the exons ATGTTCAAGCATCTGATCGTTTGCCTAGCACTCTGTTCATTG GCCTATGCCACTGAATGGGTGCCAAAAACAGCTGAGGAAATCAAGACAATTCGTGGCGAATGCCTCACACAGCATCCATTGAAAGCAGAGCAGATCGCCAAGCTGAAGCAAGTGGAGTTCCCTGATGAGCCTGAGGTGCGTCAATATTTGCTGTGCACTGCCTTGAAGCTGGATATCTTCTGCACCTTCGAGGGTTATCATGCCGATCGTCTGGCCAAACAGTTCAAGATGGATCTGAGCGAGGAGGAGGCACTGCAAATTGCTCAGAGCTGTGTGGATAGCAATGAACAAAAGAGCAGTTCCGATGAGTGGGCATTCCGTGGTCACAAGTGTCTGATGTCCAGCAAAATTGGCGATCGTGTTAGATCTTACATTAAGGCCCGACAGGCTGAGGCTGCTGCCAAGGCATAA
- the LOC133839388 gene encoding general odorant-binding protein 99a-like, with protein MFKYFVVCLALCSLAVSERERKSGSEINADVKKCFKEHPLTAEQTAQIKLMEIPDVPEVRPFLLCFSLALDIFSIPEGFNVDRMRDLILTDLSDDEKLQIIHKCVDRNEQKSPAGEWAFRVHKCLVTSKIGGRAKAKKAKA; from the exons ATGttcaagtattttgtagtttgtCTAGCACTCTGTTCATTG GCCGTTAGTGAACGGGAGCGAAAAAGTGGGAGTGAAATCAACGCGGATGTTAAAAAATGCTTCAAAGAGCATCCATTGACTGCGGAGCAGACCGCTCAGATAAAGCTGATGGAGATACCCGATGTGCCTGAGGTGCGTCCATTTCTGCTGTGCTTTTCCCTGGCGCTGGATATCTTCTCCATCCCCGAGGGGTTTAATGTCGATCGCATGCGCGATCTGATCCTCACGGATCTGAGTGATGACGAGAAACTGCAAATTATCCACAAATGCGTGGATCGTAACGAGCAGAAGAGCCCTGCTGGTGAGTGGGCATTCCGTGTTCACAAGTGTCTTGTTACCAGCAAAATTGGCGGTCGTGCTAAAGCCAAAAAGGCTAAGGCCTAA
- the LOC133839389 gene encoding uncharacterized protein LOC133839389, with the protein MFKYLIVCLALCSLAVSERVRKSFSEVDVGVRKCFKENSLTAEQTAQILRKEIPDEPEVRQLLLCSSLALDIFSIPEGFDVDRMNKMLVTNLSKDEKQQIIHKCVDSNEQKNPPDEWVFRVHKCLAILL; encoded by the exons ATGTTCAAGTATTTGATAGTTTGCCTAGCACTCTGTTCATTG GCCGTTAGCGAACGGGTGCGAAAAAGTTTTAGTGAAGTCGATGTGGGTGTTCGCAAATGCTTCAAAGAGAATTCATTGACTGCGGAGCAAACCGCTCAGATACTGCGTAAGGAAATTCCCGATGAGCCCGAGGTGCGTCAACTTCTGCTGTGCTCTTCTCTGGCGCTGGATATATTCTCCATCCCCGAGGGGTTTGATGTCGATCGCATGAACAAAATGCTCGTCACAAATCTGAGTAAAGACGAGAAACAGCAAATTATCCACAAATGCGTGGATAGTAACGAGCAGAAGAATCCTCCCGATGAGTGGGTATTCCGTGTTCACAAGTGTCTGGCGATCTTGTTATAG
- the LOC133835978 gene encoding head-specific guanylate cyclase: protein MACPFFRRADSLSRQPSVIAEPGTHWNLEDEELSLSDDALTLTHLQMAIQLLTAPSNEDLNTAVTSLVAKYRQSWPNIHKLKLDPKIFKSCANYDYLGDIQELLLKMDEASASEILVLLGEELITCCCTGIIERAFRCLGTDLQEFLGSLDGVYDVLKLQEDDVTDTGFVCAGDGELIFTSERPVIAWLLLGSLKALTRMLYKVDVNIKIEPVEGDARRYRYLFSLVKDSSQTLQLGRPLVATKPHETVQRSNSANASDLQMNSSSFCKMFPWHFIMNEQLELVQLGRGFSKLYKPYLADLGCQASTYFDFKRPKGLTMKFREIVRRTYTPFLIGLKCPPGATDFPAMGLEIKGQMVHCPESNSLLFIGSPFLDGLDGLTCNGLFISDIPLHDATREVILVGEQARAQDGLRRRMDKLKSSIEEANSAVTKERKKNVSLLHLIFPAEIAEKLWLGSSIDAKTYPDVTILFSDIVGFTSICSRATPFMVISMLEGLYKDFDEFCDFFDVYKVETIGDAYCVASGLHRASIYDAHKVAWMALKMISACSKHITHDGEQIKMRIGLHTGTVLAGVVGRKMPRYCLFGHNVTIANKFESSSEALKINVSPTTKNWLTKHEGFAFDLQPRDPSFLPKEFPNSNGNGTCYFLEGFRNPTLDTDLPLDEHINAAMKTISEGGDA, encoded by the exons ATGGCGTGTCCTTTCTTTCGTCGTGCTGACTCTTTGTCGCGTCAGCCATCGGTCATTGCCGAGCCAGGCACCCATTGGAATCTGGAGGATGAGGAGCTCTCGTTGTCCGACGATGCATTGACGCTGACCCATCTGCAGATGGCCATACAGCTGTTGACTGCGCCATCGAATGAGGATCTCAACACGGCCGTCACCTCTCTGGTGGCCAAGTATCGTCAGAGTTGGCCTAACATACATAAGCT TAAACTGGATCCGAAGATCTTCAAGAGCTGCGCCAACTATGATTATCTGGGCGATATACAAGAGCTGCTGCTCAAGATGGACGAGGCCAGTGCCAGCGAGATTCTGGTGCTGTTGGGCGAGGAGCTGATCACCTGCTGCTGCACTGGCATTATAGAGCGAGCCTTTCGCTGCCTGGGCACCGATTTGCAGGAGTTTCTCGGCTCCCTGGACGGTGTTTACGATGTGCTGAAACTACAAGAG GACGATGTTACCGACACGGGATTCGTGTGTGCCGGCGATGGTGAATTAATCTTCACCTCGGAGCGACCGGTGATTGCCTGGCTGCTGCTTGGTTCCCTCAAGGCGCTTACTCGCATGCTCTACAAGGTGGATGTGAATATCAAAATCGAACCTGTTGAGGGCGATGCGCGACGTTATCGTTATCTCTTCTCGCTGGTCAAGGACAGCTCCCAGACGCTGCAGCTGGGACGTCCGTTGGTGGCCACTAAGCCGCATGAAACTGTTCAGCGGAGCAATTCGGCAAATGCATCCGATCTGCAGATGAATTCGTCAAGCTTCTGCAAGATGTTTCCTTGGCATTTCATAATGAACGAGCAGCTAGAGCTGGTGCAACTAGGACGTGGCTTTAGCAAGCTCTACAAGCCATATCTGGCGGACCTTGGCTGCCAGGCCAGCACCTATTTCGACTTCAAGCGTCCTAAGGGCTTGACCATGAAGTTTCGTGAGATTGTGCGACGCACCTACACGCCCTTTCTGATTGGCCTGAAGTGTCCGCCGGGCGCAACTGATTTCCCCGCCATGGGACTCGAGATCAAGGGTCAGATGGTGCATTGTCCGGAATCGAATTCGCTGCTGTTCATTGGATCGCCGTTTTTGGATGGCTTGGATGGTCTCACTTGCAATGGACTTTTCATATCGGACATTCCGTTGCACGATGCCACACGTGAGGTGATTCTAGTCGGTGAACAGGCGCGTGCACAGGATGGTCTGCGTCGCCGCATGGACAAGCTGAAGAGCAGCATCGAGGAGGCCAATTCGGCGGTGACCAAGGAGCGCAAGAAGAACGTCAGCCTCTTGCATTTGATCTTTCCGGCTGAGATTGCCGAGAAGCTATGGCTGGGCTCCTCAATCGATGCCAAGACCTATCCAGATGTTACCATACTCTTCAGCGACATCGTTGGCTTCACCAGCATCTGCTCGCGGGCCACTCCCTTCATGGTGATCAGCATGCTGGAGGGATTGTACAAGGACTTTGATGAGTTCTGTGACTTCTTTGATGTGTACAAGGTGGAGACCATTGGAGATGCTTATTGTGTGGCCAGCGGATTGCATCGTGCCTCCATCTATGATGCCCACAAGGTCGCCTGGATGGCACTGAAGATGATTAGCGCGTGCTCCAAGCATATTACCCATGACGGCGAACAAATCAAAATGCGCATTGGTCTCCATACGGGCACAGTGCTCGCTGGTGTTGTCGGTCGCAAGATGCCCCGATATTGTCTCTTTGGCCACAACGTGACCATTGCCAACAAGTTCGAGTCGAGCAGCGAGGCATTGAAGATCAATGTCAGTCCGACAACCAAGAA TTGGCTTACCAAGCACGAGGGATTCGCCTTTGATTTGCAGCCAAGGGATCCCTCATTTCTGCCCAAAGAGTTTCCCAACTCGAATGGCAATGGCACCTGTTATTTCCTGGAGGGTTTCCGCAATCCAACGCTCGACACAGATCTGCCCCTGGACGAGCACATTAATGCTGCTATGAAGACCATATCGGAGGGCGGCGATGCTTAA
- the LOC133835984 gene encoding lysoplasmalogenase TMEM86A, which yields MSNSLLFAKAQSVKLTPFFLSVVLYFSLVRKDPQGELWTTVLKCLPIVALALYVLIKGFALNKHYRRSQLILLGLVFSCGGDALLNINLFPFGMVSFGVAHIFYISAFGWQPLKWLLGLCLYVPVTIFVIFVAKYLDEILIIGVPIYCVLISTMLWRSLARAVDVKSFLTIFCAVGAALFVISDALIAVTMFLSVPLPGARLQIMITYYIAQFAIALSTADDGPAPKCKKTKLNNKNNSVKCSTRIHNQTITTKISTSKILA from the exons ATGAGCAATTCACTGCTGTTT GCCAAAGCCCAAAGCGTGAAGCTAACACCTTTTTTTCTAAGTGTGGTGCTTTACTTTTCGCTTGTACGTAAAGACCCACAAGGAGAACTATGGACAACTGTGCTCAAATGCCTGCCAATTGTGGCATTGGCGTTATATGTTTTGATCAAAGGATTCGCGCTCAATAAACA CTACCGCCGCTCGCAGTTAATACTTCTTGGCCTAGTGTTTTCCTGTGGTGGTGATGCATTGctcaatattaatttgtttccCTTTGGAATGGTCTCCTTTGGCGTGGCCCACATATTCTACATCAGCGCTTTTGGCTGGCAGCCACTTAAATGGCTTCTGGGATTATGTCTATATGTGCCGGTAACAATTT TTGTGATTTTTGTGGCCAAGTATCTAGATGAGATATTGATCATAGGCGTGCCCATTTATTGTGTGCTGATTTCAACTATGCTGTGGCGCTCCTTGGCACGTGCAGTGGATGTCAAGAGTTTCCTGACCATTTTTTGTGCCGTGGGTGCTGCATTATTCGTCATCTCCGATGCACTAATTGCAGTGACAATGTTTTTGAGTGTGCCATTGCCTGGAGCACGTCTACAAATCATGATCACTTACTATATTGCCCAATTTGCCATTGCGTTGAGCACTGCCGATGATGGACCTGcgccaaaatgcaaaaaaacaaaattaaacaacaaaaataactccGTTAAATGCTCAACGAGAATTCATAACCAAACTATAACCACCAAAATAAGTACTTCCAAAATATTAGCGTAA
- the LOC133835983 gene encoding mitotic checkpoint protein BUB3: MGPSEFKLNNPPEDLISAVKFGCKSNQYLAASSWDGTLRFYDVAANSMRQKFVQDAPILDCAFMDIVHVVSGGLDNQLRLYDVNTQAETLVGAHDEPIRCVELAEYVNGILTGSWDKNVKLWDMREKRCVGCFEQNNGKVYSMSVIDEKIVVATSDRKVLIWDLRKTDSYIMKRESSLKYQTRCIRLFPNKEGYVMSSIEGRVAVEYLDHDPEVQRRKFAFKCHRNREQNIEQIYPVNALSFHNIYHTFATGGSDRIVNIWDGLNKKRLCQFHEYDTSISSLNFSNDGSALAIGCSYLDQFTELPASVPLPAIYIRYPTDQETKQK; this comes from the exons ATGGGACCGTccgaatttaaattaaataacccGCCAGAGGATCTCATATCGGCAGTGAAATTCGGCTGCAAATCAAATCAGTATCTGGCGGCATCCTCCTGGGACGGCACGCTTCGCTTTTACGATGTGGCGGCAAACTCAATGCGCCAAAAGTTTGTGCAAGATGCCCCTATTCTGGACTGTGCCTTTATG GATATTGTACATGTGGTCAGCGGTGGCCTGGACAATCAACTGCGCCTCTACGATGTGAACACACAAGCTGAGACTCTGGTAGGCGCCCACGATGAGCCAATTCGTTGTGTGGAACTTGCAGAGTATGTGAATGGTATCTTGACTGGCAGCTGGGACAAGAATGTAAAGCTGTGGGACATGCGAGAGAAACGCTGTGTGGGTTGCTTTGAACAGAACAACGGCAAAGTTTATTCCATGTCGGTGATTGACGAGAAGATTGTGGTGGCCACCTCGGATCGCAAAGTGCTTATTTGGGATTTGCGAAAGACAGACAGCTACATCATGAAGCGCGAATCATCGCTGAAGTATCAAACCCGCTGCATTCGTTTATTCCCCAACAAGGAGGGTTATGTCATGTCATCGATTGAGGGTCGAGTAGCTGTCGAATATTTGGATCATGATCCTGAAGTGCAGCGTCGCAAATTCGCTTTCAAATGCCATCGCAACAGGGAGCAGAACATTGAGCAAATCTATCCAGTGAATGCGCTCAGTTTTCACAATATTTATCACACATTTGCCACAGGCGGCTCGGATCGTATTGTTAACATTTGGGATGGTCTTAATAAGAAGCGTCTGTGTCAGTTCCATGAGTATGACACATCGATATCTTCGCTTAATTTCAGTAATGATGGCAGTGCTCTTGCCATCGGTTGTTCCTACTTGGATCAATTCACCGAACTGCCAGCTTCAGTGCCCCTTCCTGCGATTTATATACGTTACCCGACTGATCAGGAGACAAAGCAGAAGTAA
- the LOC133835980 gene encoding pickpocket protein 19 gives MLLYSKELVAPRAKLSRGLQRFDRHPLRDKYGQMLRNSFAQSSIHGLQNAFEEQHLWVRYFWLIIVLLASVGFLSTYSILEMRHKEQVLVSLVASTQHPVYSIEFPAVAICPWNHVNWMRAATAAERFLPSNANAEMRETFRQLLIGMEQVSFGKFETMGEMSRRNFSSLAKLSLSKLASYLAYRCHELFERSSCVFDETSYDCCQLFVAEGTENGLCLVFNSLISEESRNKKLINEFYPYKISKAGERSGLQFTLRLNDSYLREGTQVPFSMNLMIKQPRQWSQPVVFHLYANTENFVAIDPLLIETSRNTVLMSPSKRHCYFEEERNPFYTYGDPDLPYSRHNCIAVCLQASMLYHCNCTMPLFLPSIEGSRECGVLDIECVYRHADIFGYVKIKGQDKYIKDPRRGQLCDCPHSCNKQEYNMLLNVRELEYANMSRIRTEVYYGQRVITKIETKLQYTFTDWVAGFGGILGLYVGASALSFAELVYVLVKLLWTLLSDGYTKMSLRYKRR, from the exons ATGTTGCTGTACAGCAAGGAACTTGTGGCACCGCGAGCCAAACTCTCTCGGGGATTACAACGCTTCGATCGTCACCCGCTGCGAGATAAGTATGGCCAGATGTTGCGTAATTCTTTCGCACAATCCTCAATCCATGGCCTGCAGAATGCCTTTGAGGAACAGCATCTTTGGGTGCGATACTTCTGGCTCATCATTGTGCTGTTGGCCTCTGTGGGTTTCCTTAGCACCTATTCCATATTGGAGATGCGCCACAAGGAACAGGTGCTGGTTAGTCTTGTGGCGAGCACACAGCATCCGGTTTATAGCATCGAATTTCCAGCCGTTGCCATTTGCCCATGGAATCATGTCAATTGGATGCGAGCCGCAACAGCTGCCGAGCGCTTTCTGCCCTCCAACGCGAATGCTGAGATGCGAGAAACCTTTCGACAGCTGCTCATTGGCATGGAGCAAGTGTCATTTGGTAAATTTGAAACTATGGGTGAAATGTCGAGACGAAATTTCTCATCACTGGCTAAATTGAGTCTCTCCAAACTCGCCAGTTATTTGGCTTATCGCTGCCATGAGCTCTTCGAGCGCAGTTCATGCGTTTTCGATGAGACCAGCTACGATTGCTGTCAACTCTTTGTGGCAGAGGGCACAGAAAATGGTCTGTGCTTGGTCTTCAATTCGTTGATTTCAGAAGAATCTCGCAATAAGAAACTGATCAATGAGTTTTATCCCTACAAGATAAGCAAAGCTGGCGAACGCTCTGGTCTACAGTTCACGCTGCGATTAAATGATTCCTATTTGCGAGAGGGCACCCAGGTGCCCTTCTCTATGAAT CTTATGATCAAGCAGCCACGCCAATGGTCGCAGCCTGTGGTCTTTCATTTATATGCGAATACCGAGAACTTTGTGGCCATTGATCCACTGTTGATAGAGACCTCTAGGAACACTGTTCTTATGTCTCCCTCCAAGCGACATTGCTACTTTGAG gAGGAGCGTAATCCTTTCTACACCTATGGGGATCCAGATCTGCCCTACAGTCGTCACAATTGCATTGCCGTCTGTCTGCAAGCATCAATGCTCTATCACTGCAACTGTACAATGCCACTATTCCTGCCCTCCATAG AGGGATCACGTGAGTGTGGTGTATTGGACATTGAATGCGTTTATCGCCATGCCGATATCTTTGGCTATGTGAAAATAAAGGGGCAAGACAAGTACATCAAGGATCCCCGCAGGGGTCAGTTGTGCGATTGTCCCCATAGCTGCAATAAGCAGGAATATAACATGCTGCTGAATGTACGCGAGCTGGAATA CGCAAATATGTCGCGCATCAGAACAGAAGTTTACTATGGCCAGCGTGTGATAACAAAGATTGAGACGAAACTGCAGTACACATTTACAGATTGGGTAGCGGGATTCGGTGGTATTCTAGGTCTATATGTGGGCGCCTCGGCGCTAAGCTTTGCTGAGCTAGTCTATGTGCTGGTCAAGTTACTGTGGACGCTCTTAAGTGATGGATACACTAAAATGTCTTTACGATATAAACGCCGCTAA
- the LOC133835985 gene encoding general odorant-binding protein 99a, translating to MMKFVVAACLIFSVVSADYVVKNKDNMLSYREECVKELSVPADLVEQYQKWQYPNDAKTQCYLKCVFTKWGLFDTESGFNVENIHTQLVRGSANHDDELHGKIAACADKNEQGSNACEWAWRGANCLLKNHLQLIQQSLAPKA from the exons ATGATGAAATTCGTTGTTGCCGCCTGCCTGATCTTCAGCGTG GTCTCCGCTGACTATGTTGTCAAGAACAAGGACAACATGCTGAGCTACCGCGAAGAGTGCGTCAAGGAGCTGAGTGTCCCCGCCGATCTGGTCGAGCAGTATCAGAAGTGGCAATATCCCAACGATGCCAAGACCCAGTGCTATCTGAAGTGCGTCTTCACCAAGTGGGGTCTCTTCGACACCGAATCCGGCTTCAATGTGGAGAACATCCACACCCAATTGGTGCGTGGATCGGCCAATCACGATGATGAGTTGCACGGCAAGATTGCCGCCTGTGCCGATAAGAACGAGCAGGGTTCGAATGCCTGCGAGTGGGCCTGGCGTGGAGCCAACTGCCTGCTGAAGAACCACCTCCAGCTGATTCAGCAGAGCCTGGCACCCAAGGCCTAA